From the Pyrenophora tritici-repentis strain M4 chromosome 5, whole genome shotgun sequence genome, the window TAACCGTCTTTCAGCTAGCGACTGAGTACGTATATATGCGTTGGTGAAAACAGTATAGCGATAGATAATTGGGGCTCGTAGCTCAGTAAGAGAAGGTCTGTCCCACCAGTCCTTCACTCAGTTTCCACAACTTCTCGGCCTCAACACGGCTGGTCGCCCAGGGTTTAATGCGGTTGGAGTCATCGGCAACTATCTCACCCTTCTCCAAATAAGCGCCATTTCGCCCTGTCAACATCAGCATGATCATTACGACCTTAAACAACGTAATCAGCTGTACTTACCCGAGATTTCGGTATCGAATGCAGCAACTACATGGGTGGCTGAGCCCTCGTCGTGCGAGACGAAATCAAAGTTTGCGTTCCAGCCCTCCGCGTTGCCCATGAAACGGTCAACCTTTTCTAACAATAAATGAGCCTTCGCGTTGGATTTGATGTGAATATACCAAGGACTTACGCAAGGCCAGATATTCCACGTTCCAGTCAATGTGATCGCCCAGACCAGTTCCGATGACTCCGGGGTGAAGACTGAAAGACAGAAGATTATGCTTGGCGCCTAGCTTCTCTGCTAGTGCGATGGCCATGAGCATGTTTGCCGTCTTGGACTGGCCGTATGCTTGCCACCTGTTATACGTCTCTCCGTGCTGAAAATTGTTCAAGCCTTAGTACAAGTCAGGGGATGATGCGGACCAGAGCTTACATGAAAGTTGTAGTCGTCAAAACGGAACGAACCGAGCCTATGACCGTCGCTGCTCACCATTACCACTCGAGGTGCAGCTGAGGCCTGCAATTTGCCCATAATAAGGTTCGTAAAGAGGAACGGCCCGAGATGGTTCGTTGCAAATTGACTCTCGTACCCCTCAGGAGAAAGTGCGTAGTCTGTAGCCATGATGCCCGCATTGTTGACAAGAACGTCGATGTGTGGAACATCAGACCAACTATTGACCGTGTTTGCAGCGGTCCGGACAGCTTCCAATGATGAAAGATCGAGTTGGAGAATGCGCGATTTGATCGAGATCGTTGGGTTTTCAGCGGCTAGTTGGCTTGCGGTCTCTTTGACCTTGGAAATGTTGCGGCCAGCCAAGATGAGTAGCGCTGGTTGTAAGGCTGCGATGGCTTTAAGGAAGGCGGCACCCAACCCTGAAGGCGAAACACCTGTGGTGAGAATGACCTTGCCTTGGATCACAGATGCATAGGACTTAGCTATGCCTTTAGCAGATAGGGAGGCCATGTCTTGAATTGTAATGGTGTGTTATGTTCGGGGGTGTTGGCTCAGAAAGGATGGCGGGATCAGCTTGGAGCATGAAATTCGCAAAGTCAACATTAGTTTGGGGAAAACAAGAGCATTTATGTCCATAGGGACTAATTAATCCACAAAACTGTGCCACATTCATTAGCACATGGATCATGTCTAACTGTAATGGTTCCAGCTAGAAGGTGAACTAAGAATGTGACAACCTATTCGAGCCATGTAAAAGCGCGGTAAAAGCGCACTAAATTCTTACCTCTCTTACAAACCATCAATCCGAATGCTATACGCTGAGCTCCTTCAATCGCAAAGAGGATGGCTCTCGGCTCGGCTATGACTGCCCGAACCTCGGTGAGTGCGGACTGAGTGAGCCGACCTTAGTATAAGATGCCTCGTGGTATCAACCACTGATTTTTCCTAGTCAGGTAATCGTGCATTTTGCCCCAAAAACGCGTTCGTGTAACGCGAATCAGGTGCTGACTTTCTCCTGTTGCAGTCTAGTGTGGCGCCACCCCCTAATCTACGTGCTTTGGGTCTAGCGTGGATCCCTTAAAATATCGCATGCTCCTGGTAGCAGGAGGCGCAGTAAAGCCAACTTTTCGTCATTGATCCCTTACAATAGCTGGTTGCAGTCCTGAGGAAGGCCACAGTTTACCAAGGATAATTTGGCGGCGCTTGCCAGCTTCTACATACGTTTCTTTGTCTGCTGGCTTTGTCTGATGCAGCTGCTTAAGCATATTTTTTGATCAAGCTGTGTGCCGATATCTCGGGCAGCCCTAACGCGACCACACCAATACAGTCCAGAATTGAGTCAACTTGTGAGACTTCACCTACACTGTCCTATCTGCTGGTCTGGTTGTTGACAAGCTAACCTCCCTCCCTGCGCGACGAATATCCTAGTGGGCCGATGTTGGCCAATGAAAGGTAGCGTAAGGTCTGGATATTTGCTACACTTGCGCTCTCATTGGGCAACATCGGCTCACAGGGTTGCTCTTCGCATAAGGAGGGACCAATTGCAGCGGTCATCTAGCGCTAAGCTATACACGGAAGGTGGGGCTGTGCAAAGCCCGCCGTGCCCACTACGCGCAATGTGGCGCCGCTCAAGGTATGGCACAggcttaaaatcaagcccgGCGTAATTGTCGCTGTCGTCGTTGTTACGGAAAAGTCCGCGTGTATGGTTACAAGTGTAGTAAGTAGCCTGTGCCTTTCTTGCAGTAATGCCAACAGTAGGCGCATCCAATGGTAGTAGGAGAGGAACCTGCAGCAATCGTGGCCGAGACAAAGCCAAAATAGTACAGCGGAAACCGTCGAAAGCGATGGGACATACGATGGAACGAAAAAACGTAACAATCGTGAGAGAGGTGGAGCGCCACGGGTAGGAAGTGTCACTGTCACGATGTCTTTTAGCAGTAAATGTCGTGATTGGATACGTACCCACTTTATCAATGTAATCCTATCAATCTGGATTGTGTGCGTCTAAATTTAGGCCTGTTTATTGGACGCGATGCGCGACTGAACAGAACGGTGCAATATCAATTGTGGGTGTATCCGTGTGCGAAGGCGAGGCGGGACGAGCTCGTGTCGGCGGCAGGGCGGGGGCAGCCACTTACGACAGGAACGGGTCGGTTATGTACGGTCCATACCACGCTCATATGCAAACTCTTGCTATATAGAGAGCTGCTATGCGGGCCTAACGGTGGAATACACATTAGAAGCGCTGCTGTCGCGGTCAGGGACATCTAAAATGGCTTTCGAAGCGGCGGTGGCGGCACAACGGTTTTCTGCAGTGATCACAGCAGCTAGCAACCATCTAGCAGCGGCGGCGGGGCTTCAATAGCTATCTCTTCGTCGTTTCATATGAGGCTGGGCAATCTCAAAAGAGATGGATGAGGGGAGCACTGTTCTTCAGCTTTCGCTTGCAGCATTTCGCGACCCTGTTGTCGACCGCTTGGCGGCGTTGTCTCGCCTCTACGTGCCTGCCTACTCAGGATGAACGTGTTTCATCACAGATTAAGGTACTCTACAAGCGAGCTTTTGTGGCAGGGTAGCCGGCATTACGCAGCCCGCAAGTTTTAAGCATCTGACCCCCTTAACCCATCCGATTTATGAACATACTTCATGCCCTGGCTTGTAGTAAATTGTTTTGTGATTTTTCTCTCTGTGTAACTACCAGATCGACCTCACGACATTACCACTAGCTATCGGGGAACTGAGTGggcgaaatcgttgttgtattgagaACAGTGAAGTGCTAGCTATATGGTGCGGGGTGCTGCCTAGAGGAGGCTAGCCCttaagcagaaggagctagtcctataagaggagagctaactggtgagaagtgaatgcatggagactggcttgcccggccgacatatatgcagtcaatcaaagtgtaaccgcgcgaggcagtcatcagagtatattgtgttctgttgtcTGTTGTGCTTtcatggccaccttatatgtagccataatcagggtctatttacatgacgtatctctgatgctggtgagggaagaaggtgctcatggaggagagggaggagcgccaggacaacgcacgtgacatgcgcaatacccttgcctcacaaaccgcaacaTTTTGTAAGTCTTGGAACGTAACAGCGCCCATCTCGCTCCAAAAAAACACCACGAATACTGATCGCAAACGCTGACTGGCTGATAATCACGATAGTTACAGCCCCCCACTTCGAACTACTAGACGCGATGATCGAGAAATATAATCTTAAGCTAATCGTCTCCATTGATTACAGTAGTTGAACTTCCATATAGACTTAATACCTCACAGAATCTTTTGAGTACAACTTCGGGGTTAGGTGGGTGTATCCGAGTTGCTTCAAGGGACTTCATGATGGTTAAGGGCTTAAAAGTAGCACTCCAGGTACGCCAAAAGACCGGGGGGAAGTCTCTTTTCACTACTGGGAGAAGCCCCTGGCTTCTATGAAGGTGTGATGAAAGCTCAGTTGAATAGGCAGTTGAAAGAGACTTGAGCATTCCAACCTCAAGCGGCTGAATCGTATGGGATGCATGAGAAATACCGCTAACGGGATCTTGTTGCAGTTGCAATAGATAATAAGATCCATGGCCGTCAGGGACTAGTAATCGGTATCCTGTGCGAGCTTTTGTCTGATCTCTCCCCTCAAACCCCCCTTAAGCCAAGCAGTACCTATATCGTTGTTCGTCCAACTAGAGGGAGATGAGCTGATGAATACTGATTTCCTTTCTGGATAGATTGTGTTCGCCCAGCTTGGTTGTCGAGCTCCAGCAGATGACTGAAAGATGAGAGCTGGGCTTAGAGCTGTGCCGTCCGAACAAACGCAAACTAAGATTGTTACTCACTATCTTGAGCCGTCCTGGACAGCTGCAGTAATACCTCTTCGATCAGAGATCACCTTGTAAGACACCAATTTTGACCAGCCAAGTACTCCAATGAAGAACCCTCTTCATCCTTATTAAAGATGTGGGAGGCTCCACATTGTACTACTTTATCTGTTGCGGTGGAGTGAACAGTGCGCATGTGCGgagaattgaaggattgaactgaggttgtattgtacaagctatggaaagtttatgtagaTGGGTGACGTCAACCGTGCTAGTCCCAAATAGGCATCGTTCCATTACAAATGTGAGTTGCGACTGCAGGACagaccccaaaccgtgacatTATCTGATCGTGTCACAGCTTAAATTATAAGCTTTACTTCGCTTATAAATTAGCTTTATGACGATCCCGGTTCATCGCTAACTGCCAGCGTGAGATGAGATGGGAGGATTTTTTGTTCGTGAAGCGTGCAACCTAGCTTTTTAAGGGAAAACTTTTTCGGACAACCCCACCTACTATTCGGACAACCCCAAAAGTTCAGATGAGACGAAAGATCAGACGACCAAAATAAGCCGTGAAAAACATCTACAGTAATCGACACCTTTCGATAGTTGCCTAATTGGGTTATTTGTTGTAGAAATAAGGTTTTGGGTAGGGGTCTCGACAGCTCCCGTAGGGGTCTCAACAGTGTCAATTTCTGGGTCTCCGAAATCAATATACTATTCCCCAATTTTGAGTGGAAAATGTCGTATTTTGGTGACATTTGCCACCTAACCCACCCAAatcctccaccacctccgCGGCCACACCACACCTCCACGTCACGGCGCAATTATACCAAAAGCTAGGAGCTGATTTCAATGGCATTGATTGTGATGTAGTAAAATTTCAAAAAAGATTGATCAAGGGGTGGTGGAGTTGTGCATGATCTTGGAGTAACCAGTATGCGGAAAGAAACTCAAAATGGAGCCCCCAACACCAACCTAGCCAATACAAAGCAAACCCAGGGTATATCGCGGTCGGGGATGCTTCTGGCAGCTTCTAATAACGTCCATGAACGCCGTAGAACGAAATCGCATGAAAAACAATGAACTTTTGGAGACTTTTGGATGAGATGAACCCTTGGGTTGACCTAACAATGAATCGTACGAAGGCGTACGCAACCTAGGGCTTACAGTACCTGTAGCAATCGCTATTTGTACGCGTTTTAATTATAACGGAGGCCTCTCATTGGTCTAAATAGCTCCGGTATACCCAAATAATTGTGAGCTGCTCAAGCAAGCAAGCCCGACTGAGCATTAGTCTTCTTAACTACTATTTCGACGTCTTTTAGAGGGGTGAATTGAAGGTTTCTTGGGTTATGGAGCTTTGCGCTTCTTCCTGGGTTGTTTGGGGGGTGAATCCTGGTCAATATCGATGCTGTTAATGTTAATAAAGTCATCATAAACCTGTTGAGGCTTCTCTACAGCCTGGAGACGCTTGGAAAGCTCCGCCTGGTTTGCCAGAACCTTTTCAAGTACACCAAGGATACGATCATTAGCTGTTGGCTTCTTGGTAACCTTCCTGACGACCCTCTTGGCTGTACGGGTAACTAAAACCTCCTGGACGATTACCTCATCGTCAGAACTGCTTTCTTCGGCAGAGGATATCTCAACTGGGTCCTGCATGTTCTCCAGGACCTTCTGGGTTAGCTGACGACGTCGGTTGCCTCAGCGAGGCTCTATATCGTCGTCAGAAGCTTCCTCAGCTTGCTGGGTTTGCTGGGTAGCTTGTACGTGTTCGTTCCTCGTCTTTTCTCGGggttgacgttgaggttGGCGTCCGCGGAGGCTTTGAGAGACTTGTGTTGAAGGCAAGGTGACTGTTGTGGAACCCTGTGGGCGTCCTTTAGGCCTTATCTTTTCAGGATCAAGTATATATCGTTCGTCTTGCACCTCCTCACCGCGTGCGTGCGGCGGGTGATACCACCAGTGTTGGTGAACGTCTTTTGGATCAATAACGAGTCCCCCGGGTTCGTTGAGTTGACGGTGAAGTGTATGCTTACAAGGCAGCCCAAACTTCATAGAGAAAGCGCCTGAACACTCCTCAAGCTCGTCATAACGCTCATCCTTGGCTAGCAGTAACTGCTCCTTCAGCTTACGGAGGCCTTGGTGGCTTACCTTTCGATGAAGGCGTGCAAACTCGAGCAGGAGGCAGTCAGTTGCATGCCTGGCTTCATCCAGTTGTAGGTGTCCGTCATGCTCATTTCGCTGTACAAGCACCAATTGATGGATGTCCAAAACGACGTCGTAAATGTGGCCAGCTTTCCAGGAAGTAAGGGAAAGCTTCAGCTGGCGATGAGCTCCTTCAACGCGAGAGGTGGCTTTCTGGCCAAAGTCGGGAAAGAACTTACATATACACTCTGCCCATTCGTGGTAATGGGGCAACTGGTGAGCTTTTAGGTACTGCAGAAGCGCTGGAAAGCCAGCATAGCTCTCCCAAATCTGCTCCTTTAAAGCCCAAAAGGCATCTTCGGTAGGGCAGGATACTAAGCTCTGCCAAACCTGGATGAAATCAAGCCTGGCTTTCTCGATAACGTCCTTCTCCTCCGCTGTAGCAACCCTCCGAACGTCCCAAGCTTTCACAGCTTCAGTTTGGACGTTTTGATATATATGCCAAATGCAGCGACGCTGCGGGATGCCTAGAAAGATAACGGATAACCCAGCTTTAAGAGACCTATCGTGATCGGTCAAGAAACACTTTGGGGAGACGCTGAGGTAGTCGAAGAGCTCCTTCAGGTATTGTACGACCTCCAGGTAGGTCTCCGCGGCTTCATTTGGGACAAAGGCGTACGCAATGTCGTACGTTGTTGCCCGGCAAGTGATACCCACGATATGAACCAGCGGCATGTTGAAGGCGTTCGTTTTGTACATAGCATCAATCTCAACAACGTCTGGGTTACACTTGATAAGCTCAAAGGCGCGTGGGTGAGCAAAGAAAATGATACGGGCACGACCTTGATCATCCTGGGTTATCTTATGCCAGAACTTGGTATCCTCGTTACCGCTGTCATCACAAGAGTATGTTGAGAGGAACTCAGCCAGCGCTTGAATACGTGTACGGCCACCAAGCTCCTCGCGGCGGAGCTTCGCCAACTCATTTGATACATCTGAGCGTGTTATATTGGCTCCCGCCGAACGTTCCTTTCTCAGTATCTTCATGGCTGAGTCGCGATTGCTCTTCGCGCCCTTGATGCGCTCTAGTAAAGCTTCATCGCGCTTCCGGAACTGCGGCAAAGCAAGTACACCAGCAGCAGGATGGTTGTGACGCCCATCTTCCGAAGTGAATTGCCATCCAGAAGCTCCAGAAGCTCCTTCGGCTTCTACCCACCTCATGCGTCCTTTCCACTCACAGGCAGTCATTCTGGAGCTCTGTTTCCGCTTGTTGCTACCAGTCGAGCTATACGTTCTACCTTGTGCACACCGCAATACAGCTCCGCGAACTGTCCTCACCGGGTTTGCCCTTGAGGGCTTCGTGTAGAGCGGGGTCCTAATGCTGATGGCGAATCCTGTGTTCATCAAAAGGCGATTTGCTTCCTGAACAGCTTCAGTATGGGTTGGGAGGTTGATGAGGGCGGGAAGAGCAGCTCCGGGTGGTACCCAACGAAGATCTTCGCGGTCAGGATCCCATGTTGTCGCGTAGGCATCAATCTCACTGTCGGAAGGCTCGTTTTCGGTCATTTTCGAGGTTTTGAATGGGTGGAGGGATCAACGCATTTGTTGTTGTTCGTGGGGTAGTCGCGATCGGAGAGCCGACCCCACCTGAGCGGGTGGGGAGAAGCCACAATATTGCGATGAATTGTTTCCACACAGCTACAAATTGGATCTAGGAGATTTTTGGTGTTTTGGAATCGCGGGATCCTGTTTCGTAATTACCGAACGATAAAAGTGCTGCGACGGGTCGATGTTGGGGTTGCACCTGGGGCTCAAAACTTGGAGGTCTTAATAGAttttggtgttcggctgtTGGACCCTGATCTTGGCACTTCCGCGGTGGTGCGCACGGACGCCGCAGCGTCCCCCATCAAAAAGCGACATCGTCAAAAGGAGACCTTGGAAAGCACCCAAACGACGAAAGATTTCAATATTAACAGTAGTTATCGACCTACAAAATACTAGGGTAGCGCCTCGCGTAACTCTCGCGTAAACGTTAGCTTCTGGCAGACACTGCAACCTCTGAGAACTATTAGAAAGAAATTGCCTAATTGGGTAATAAATTTACAGGTGTCGATTATGTAGATCTTTTTCACGGCTTATTTTGGTCGTCTGATCTTTCGTCTCATCTGGACTTTTGGGGTTGTCCGAATAGTAGATGGGGTTGTCCGAAAAAGTTTTCCCCTTTTTAAACCCCCTATACTAACAAAAGAGGGCGCAAGATCGCGTATCGTTGCTCGTCTAGTCTAGGTGGTGTACATCTCACTGTGAGCATTTTAATGTCGCCATGATTCATCTTGTCTTGTCTTGCCCCCCCCACACGAAAAACCGGTACGCTGCTCGACCCCTGATTGGCACAGTCACGTGACCCACACGGGTGTCTAGGATCGGATGCCCTAAGACCCGATGGCGTTTTTCGACTATCTTCCCGCACAATACCGGCCCAAGTACCCAAAATAGATCTTCCCTACTCAGAAGTAAGCC encodes:
- a CDS encoding FabG, Dehydrogenase with different specificities (related to short-chain alcohol dehydrogenase), translated to MASLSAKGIAKSYASVIQGKVILTTGVSPSGLGAAFLKAIAALQPALLILAGRNISKVKETASQLAAENPTISIKSRILQLDLSSLEAVRTAANTVNSWSDVPHIDVLVNNAGIMATDYALSPEGYESQFATNHLGPFLFTNLIMGKLQASAAPRVVMVSSDGHRLGSFRFDDYNFHHGETYNRWQAYGQSKTANMLMAIALAEKLGAKHNLLSFSLHPGVIGTGLGDHIDWNVEYLALQKVDRFMGNAEGWNANFDFVSHDEGSATHVVAAFDTEISGRNGAYLEKGEIVADDSNRIKPWATSRVEAEKLWKLSEGLVGQTFSY